DNA from Chiloscyllium plagiosum isolate BGI_BamShark_2017 chromosome 35, ASM401019v2, whole genome shotgun sequence:
CCCACTTTATCTTCGATGACAAGAActtcaaacaaatcaatgggacgcccatgggatcaccaatatcaggattcttaggagaaccagtaatgcagagactcaaacgaACAGCCCTCTCCATGATTcaacccaagctttgggtccactatgtggatgacacctttatcatcacgaaacggaacaaattagaggaaacctacaatatGATTAACAACACCCTTGCTGACATAaatttcaccaaagaggaagagaacaacagcaGACTCCCTTTCCTAAATGTCACAGTGGAACGAACAGTTAGTGgggaactgcagaccagtgtctacaggagaacaatacacacagaccagatacgtAACTGCAGGagcaatcattccaacacccataaatggagctgcatcaggacattatttaaatgggccacaacacactgcagcactcaggaattatgagcagcagaagaaaaatatttatacagtgtattcaacTACAATGAGTACCTGataaacacagtccgctgattcttaaacaacaaacccaaacaagaagacaaCACGCCCAGActacatacattaaaaacatctcagaaatgactaccagactactccgacTCCTTGACGTCACAgtaacccacaaacccatcaacacactgaaacagctactgatgaacctaaaggaccctgtactaACAACCAGCAAtagaaatgtcatttacaaaataccctgcaacaaacactacactggactGACAGAAAACCAGttaccaggatacacaaacacaaactagccaccaaaagacatgaggagaaagtgaggtctgcagatgctggagatcagagctgaaaatgtNNNNNNcaggcagcatccaggcaacaggagaatcgacgtttcgggcataagcccttcttcaggaagaagggcttatgcccgaaacgtcgattctcctgttgcctggatgctgcctgacctgctgcgcttttccagcaacacattttcagcaccaaaagacatgacccactatcactagtatccatacacacagacaaagaaggacaccacttcgactaagacaagacatccatcctaggacaggctaaacagagacacgcacagaaattcctagaggcattcaaaccggaactccatcaataaacacatcaatttggaccccatttaccaaccgcTGAGAAGAAGAACCAGAATTGATATCATCCACATGAACAGACCACACACTTAAATAGGACGTGGgtcagaacaccagcgcttcacagaggctcactgatgatgttacctcgcatggtgacaaaacacctgaaaacaaacctaccaaCTCACTGAGCAAGCTTTAAACCTGaacgtcaacctgagctacaatcttctcaaaaatcacattcaccttatcgatgccctttatgattttataaacctcgatgtAACCCAGGCTCCTATGCTACAGGGAAGAAAGTCAAATCCTCCAGCCTTGGTAACATGgttgtaaatcttttttacatCCTTTCCAATTATTAACACCCTTGTGAAGGAAGAAGCAGCCACTAGCCTGTCTTCCTCATGGGTTTATTCATAGGACCCTGCACAGAAGTACTTTTTGCAATCTCTATaactatttttaatcaatctattcagagacaTGTCATAACACAACTACAGGACCACTACATTATGAATCCAGACCTTTTAGcctagaggtagagacactaccttCACAACCCAATCTTACTCTGTTCTGCAACAACTGTCCTTAAACACAGTATGCACATATCCACACTCACTTGaagggctgttgtggcacagtaATAGTGTCCCCATCTCTGAACGAGGAGGCCTTGCTTCAAGTCCCaacaggtccagtgatgtataataATATCCCTGTCAGGTTGGCTGGAAAATCTTTACATAATTAATGTACATTCTGCATCATTACCATGATGTTGTACAGCTGATGAAATGTTTTATCTGTACTATAGGGAAGAAAGAAGCACCAAGATCTGAAAAACAAGATAATGACCAGGCATTTTCATGTTATTGGAGAGAGCAGTCAAGGCCTTGAATAGCATCTCATCTAAAATATGGCACCTGTGATGGTGCAGCAGTCCCTAGTACTACATGGAACTCAGGCAAATTATATGAAAGTATTGATTTttccagtcacagagtcatagagctgtacagcatggaaacagatccttccatccaacttgtccatgccgaccagatatcctaaattaatatagaccattgccagcatttggcccatttccctctaaatgcttcctcttcgtatacccatccagactcCTTTCCAATagtttaattgtaccagcttccaccacttcttcaggcatcttattccatacatgtatcaccctctgtgtgaaaatgttgcccggtaagtccccttttaaatttttcccctctcaccttaaacttacctctagttctgaactcgtcaccctggctattcaccctatccatgctcctcacgattttatctctataaggtcatccctcagctttcgacactcgagggaaaatagcctcaagctATTCAGCATCTCCACACAGCTCAGAGCCtccaattcttgtaaatcttctctgaactcttaagtttcacaacatccttcctagagaagggagaccagaatggaatACAGTactccagtacagccacaacatgacctcccaactcctatactcaatgagcaataaaggcaaacatttcaAACACCTCTTCACTGTACTGTGTACCtgcaactgtactttcaaggaactacgaatgTGCAcaccaaggaccttaccattaagtgtataggttctgccctgatttgactttccaaaatgcagcacctcacatttatctaaattaaactccaactgccacttcttagcccattggcccatctgatcaagatccaaataaaaacatttttggcTTTATGACTTTGGACTGTTGCCTGAGGAGAGTGCCACTCCTTTGGGTATGACATGCAGGAGTGTGGGAAAGGGCATTAGTGCCATCACAGCCAAGATTGATCCCATTATCAACCCACATTCACAATCAATGGGAACCATGTCCAAATTTTTTTTGTCACTCATGATGAAGCTACTAATAGCTGTTGACATGATTGAAATTAGTACGAAACCAAGAAATAAATTTGGGCTTTTTACAGTCTTTCTCGTTTAATATCACCCCATTGCCATTACCATGATGAATTTTATCACTAGATGCACACCaaatgtttgtatcattgaatgatGGACTGCACATTGTTGGAAGTGGTGGAGAAACAGAGACAGGAGGAAGGGTGAATTGATAATCCGCAGGGGTTAAGGTTGGCTCTACTTTACTGGTTGACTCTGCCAACTTGGTTTAGGCCTCTCCTACCACAGATCAAACCCCAACAGCTGCAGGATGCAGCTCTTAAATGGTTATTATTGGGCTGCTAAACGGGTTCAATTGGCTCATTAGCAGGCAGACAGGAAACCTCCCAATGCGTCTACCTCCATTATAAAATTGCAATAGTATAGGTAAGTAGGCACAGGGGATGACAGTCATAATCTGTCAGTGGGGGAGCCGAAACATCCAACCCATTGTGTGTAATAGATCAGAGTTAGAATATGACTTGATGGTATTCGCATAGTAGAGAGTTCACATGCATCaacacatttttcttcaaaatggcAACGCATTATCTTATCATCCTGACTCTCGACAgatttaactagccagcacacAAAGGCAGTGTGCAGGTGAGAACTGTGGATAAAATTGGAACATGCTACCACACAGGTAGCGGAATCAGCTAAAAGGATGCAGATGACTGTGATTGCACTCCCAATGTAATTATTTCAGATGAACAAAACACCCTCAAATCGAGGCAAAAAGTAACAAAACATGTTTAAAGCTTATTTTTAAGCCAACAACAAGTAAAGTGATTGATCAGTCCCATGTAACCAATACAAGGGAAAAacacacttgacctcatccttaccaatctgacaGCTGCTGATGCAAAGTCCATGtcggagtggcatggtggctcagtggttagtactgctgcctcacagcgccaggaacctgggttcattCTGGcctgggcgactatctgtgtagagtttgcacattctccccttgtctgcatggggtttccactgggtgttccagtttcctcccacagtccaaagatgttcagatttggtgaattggccatgctaaattgcccatagtgttcagggatgtgtaggctaggtgcgttagtcaggagaaatgtagagtaatagggtaggggaatgggtcattgtgggatactctttggaggtttggtgtggatttgttgggccaattggcctgtttccacactgtagggattctatgacagtcTTGATAAAAGTCACCACCGCACAATGCTTGTGGAGATGAATTCCCGCTTTCACTTTGGGAATGCACTCCATTGTGAGCTAAGttggacagacttcgaacagatctagaaACTCAAGACACAACATCCATGATACACTGGgaaccatcagcagcagcagaagaattgtactccagcaaaaTCTGCAACCCCATggctggcatatcccccactcaaccattacgtTCAAGCAAGGAAATCAATCTGGTTCaaggaagagtgcaggagggcataccaggTGCAGAACCAGGCattcctaaaaatgaggtgtcaatctgatTAAGCTATGAAACAGGATGCCTGCATgttaaacagcataagcagtaagtgatggacagagttaagtgattccacaatcaacagatcacacagttaagctctgcagtcctatcatatccaattgtgaatgatgctggaggagaaggttccacaaatatcctcatcctcaatgatggaagagacaACAGAAGTGTGCACAGGATAAggtgaagcattcacagcaatcttcagccagaaatgctgagtagatgatccatttCAGTCTCTTGCagtagtccccagcatcacagatgtcagtcttcagccaactcaatttattccatgtgatatcaagaaatggttggaggtgcTGGATACAGTAAAGACTATGGAttttgacaatattccagcaatggtactgaaaacttgtgctccagaacttgtgttctcctagccaagctcttccagttaCAACACCCTAAAATgtgaaaattgcccagctatgtcccgtacacaaaatgcaggacaaatccaaccatttattgccccatcagtATCCTCTTGATTTtcagcaaagtaatggaaggtgtcatcaatagagCTATCAaccagtacctgctcagcaattaCCTGCTCATTGATGCCAAGTTtgaattctgccagggccactcaactcctgacttcattacagatTTGATTCAGACATGAACACAAGAGGTGGGGtgtgagtgacagcccttgacatcaaggcagcattcaacAAGTGTGCATCAAGacgccctagcaaaactggaaacgTTGGGTATCAGAGGCAAACGCTCTGTTGGTTGAAgacatatctggcacatagggaGATGGTTGTGGTCACAGGAAGCCAGTCATTTCAGCTatggatatctctgcaggaattcctcaggatggTATCctaacttcatcaatgaccttccctccaatataaggtcagaggtggaatgttcaccgatgattgcacaatgttcagcaccatttgtgactcctcagacactgaagcagtccatgatcaattgcaacaagatctgtACAACATCCAGCCTTGGGCTGACTAGTGGCATGTAACatgcatgccacacaaatgccaggcaatgaccatctccaattttaagcaatctaaccactgccccttggtattcaatggtgttaccatcactgaatccccatccATCAGCTTCCTGGGGGTTAGCATTGATCTGAAACTCAAGgagactcaccatataaatacagtggctacaagaacaggtgaAAGTCTTGGAAAGGAAAGCAAAGCAAGGAACTCAGCTTCTGACTCTCTAAAGATTCTCCATCATCTACAttgcccaagtcaggagtgtgatggaatattccccaattgccaggatgagtgcagctccaacaacactcaagaagtttgatgccatccaggagaaagcagctcgTTGGATTAGcacgcatccacaaacatccacttcctccatcactgatgcacagcagcagcagtgtgcgcTATTCACAAGATGcactcagaaattcaccaaagatgattagagatctccttccaaactcacgaccatttccatctagaaggacaagggcagcagatgttcTTGAAGGTTTTGAAAAAGCCATATATAAAatgcaagcttttttttaaagatggcaaAGAAGGAAACTGTTCCTGTCAAAACTGTGGCTAAATCCAAGGCCTTGAAAGAAAAGAAAGCCATTTTGAAGGGAATTCATAGTCACAGGCAGAAGAAAATTAGGACAACACCTACCTTCAAGAGAACAAAGACACCCAGGCTGAGAAGCAAACCAAAGTATCTGAGAAAACGTTCTCGCAGGAAGATGAAATTGGACCATTATGCTATCATTAAGTTCACTCTGACCACTGAGTCCGCTATGAAGAAAATTGAGGacaacaatattttgcttttcattgtTGACATCAAGGCTAGGAAACACCAGATCAAACAGGCTGTCAAGAAATTATATGATATTGATGTAGCTAAAGTCAACACTCTTATGACGCCCGATAGTGAAAAGCAAGCATATGTCTGACTGGCTTAAGGCTACGATGTGTTAGATGTTGCAAATAAG
Protein-coding regions in this window:
- the LOC122540553 gene encoding 60S ribosomal protein L23a-like, coding for MAKKETVPVKTVAKSKALKEKKAILKGIHSHRQKKIRTTPTFKRTKTPRLRSKPKYLRKRSRRKMKLDHYAIIKFTLTTESAMKKIEDNNILLFIVDIKARKHQIKQAVKKLYDIDVAKVNTLMTPDSEKQAYV